A segment of the Deltaproteobacteria bacterium genome:
CACGAGCTCCTTCTTCATCCCGATGACCGAGTCGTAGGGGCCCGTCATGCCGAGGTCGGTGAGGTAGCCCGTGCCGCCGGGCAAGATCTCCTCGTCAGCGGTCTGCACGTGGGTGTGTGTGCCGAAGAGAGCGCTCACCTTGCCGTCGAGGTGCCAGGCCAGAGCGCGCTTCTCGCTCGTCGCCTCGGCGTGGATGTCCACCAGGATGATGCGCGTCTCGCGCCGCAGCTCCTCGATGGCCTCGAGCGCCGTCTCGAAGGGGCTCGGCAGCGGATCCATGAAGACCCGCCCCTGCAGGTTGAGCACCCCCACCTTGACCCCCGACGACGTCTCGCAGAGCCCCACGCCGCGCCCCGGAGTGCCCTCCGGGAAGTTGTGCGGTCGGAGGAAGCGCGGCTCCTTGTCGAGCAGCGGGTAGAACTCCTTGTGGCGCCAGGTGTGGTTGCCCCCCGTGAAGAGCCCGATGGGCATCGAGAGGAGGTCCCGCGCCGTCTCCAGCGTGACCCCCGCCCCCCCGGCCGAGTTCTCCGCGTTGGCGATG
Coding sequences within it:
- a CDS encoding TIGR00282 family metallophosphoesterase, with product MRILCVGDIFGQPGRDAVRTLVPQLIERERLDLVIANAENSAGGAGVTLETARDLLSMPIGLFTGGNHTWRHKEFYPLLDKEPRFLRPHNFPEGTPGRGVGLCETSSGVKVGVLNLQGRVFMDPLPSPFETALEAIEELRRETRIILVDIHAEATSEKRALAWHLDGKVSALFGTHTHVQTADEEILPGGTGYLTDLGMTGPYDSVIGMKKELVLRRFLTLRPTSFEVAKHDVRLCGAIFEIDPETGRTTGITRVRENFP